A single bacterium HR11 DNA region contains:
- the prmA_2 gene encoding Ribosomal protein L11 methyltransferase, producing the protein MMRRRFVRWFVLGAVLAVAGTVPWGAAQQRAPDVPYVPTPYEVVEEMLKMAKVTADDVVYDLGCGDGRIVITAAQKYGARGVGVDIDPRRIQESRANAEKAGVTDRVRFIEGDLFQVDIREATVVTLYLLPDVNLRLRPKLLRELRPGTRIVSHDYDMGDWEPDDVVKVPGPTYQHTLYYWVVPASVGGTWRWALRTAAGEQTFTAVLHQQFQRVGGEVLQSGGSRATLTEGRVRGDQVSFQAVLDLGGARVPVRFEGRVAGDAIQGQAHVLEGSMAGVQDWTARRVGARPAKPAGS; encoded by the coding sequence ATGATGCGGCGACGCTTCGTGCGATGGTTCGTCCTGGGGGCCGTCCTTGCGGTAGCCGGGACGGTTCCCTGGGGGGCGGCCCAACAGCGGGCGCCCGACGTACCCTATGTGCCGACGCCCTATGAGGTCGTCGAGGAAATGCTGAAGATGGCGAAGGTCACGGCCGACGACGTCGTGTACGACCTCGGGTGCGGGGACGGCCGGATCGTCATCACGGCGGCCCAAAAGTACGGTGCCCGGGGCGTGGGCGTCGACATCGACCCGCGGCGCATCCAGGAGAGCCGGGCCAACGCCGAGAAGGCCGGCGTGACGGACCGGGTCCGGTTCATCGAGGGCGACCTCTTCCAGGTCGACATCCGGGAGGCGACGGTCGTGACGTTGTACCTCCTGCCGGACGTGAACCTGCGGCTCCGTCCGAAGCTCCTCCGGGAGCTCCGGCCCGGGACCCGCATCGTGTCCCACGACTACGACATGGGGGACTGGGAGCCCGACGACGTCGTGAAGGTCCCGGGACCGACCTATCAGCATACGCTCTACTACTGGGTCGTACCGGCCTCCGTCGGGGGGACCTGGCGGTGGGCGCTCCGGACGGCGGCGGGCGAGCAGACCTTCACGGCCGTCCTCCACCAGCAATTCCAGAGGGTCGGCGGCGAAGTCCTTCAAAGCGGCGGCTCGCGAGCGACCCTCACGGAGGGCCGCGTACGAGGCGACCAGGTCAGCTTTCAAGCCGTCCTGGACCTCGGCGGCGCTCGGGTGCCCGTACGGTTTGAGGGTCGGGTCGCCGGGGATGCGATTCAGGGCCAAGCGCACGTCCTGGAGGGGTCGATGGCCGGGGTCCAGGACTGGACGGCCCGCCGGGTCGGGGCCCGACCGGCGAAGCCGGCCGGGTCTTAA